One window of the Carnobacterium maltaromaticum DSM 20342 genome contains the following:
- a CDS encoding M protein trans-acting positive regulator PRD domain-containing protein — protein sequence MQSILNSIDSRQISFIEVLFFQDDWITLGTIAEKLDCSEKILRSNINIINNIYAPFQITTSVKRGIRILYPENYNLDFVYSVTLGNSYEFNFLELVFFNESLKKGEMVESLFISPSSLNRIVKKCSAFFSQFGIEIRTSPYQMVGDELKIQNFYVHYFLEKYLLDSSPFEDKELGLINTILDFFLKYYQDDSGFSNKKKLLFSAMTALTRLKNGHVRKIGKISKENEEIIHEILSHTNLVQSFRQLMGIELTKNMLIQLFYVFFHDDYILSTNIFPEKLHNPKVEEDFAIIDQFLESLSIKLGIELQNKELLVLKIYNARNFLFGKNYILHNKKIGFSQHIEQEYPLFSKILKKEIKAASFSTIEKENPSFFNEVLYELIIHWTNLTMELTKSVVPISIGIISDQGTEHAEFIRKLIDYRFGKYISASIIASENLKFNQNKYAMVIATMSYFYGDFFDIPVISINSVPNEHDWKNIQKKLQELSCFEGEMGTKYIKI from the coding sequence ATGCAATCAATTTTAAATTCAATTGACTCTAGACAGATTTCTTTTATTGAAGTCCTTTTTTTTCAAGACGATTGGATTACATTAGGAACAATCGCGGAAAAATTAGACTGCTCTGAAAAAATATTGCGGAGTAATATTAACATAATAAATAACATATACGCCCCGTTCCAAATTACAACTTCAGTGAAAAGGGGGATTCGAATTTTATATCCAGAAAATTATAATTTGGATTTTGTTTATTCAGTTACTTTGGGGAATAGCTACGAGTTTAATTTCTTAGAATTAGTTTTTTTTAATGAAAGCCTAAAAAAGGGAGAAATGGTCGAAAGTCTTTTTATTAGCCCATCTTCTTTAAATCGAATTGTTAAAAAATGTTCGGCATTTTTCTCTCAATTTGGAATTGAAATTCGAACATCGCCCTATCAAATGGTTGGAGATGAATTAAAAATTCAAAATTTTTATGTGCATTATTTTTTAGAAAAATATTTACTAGATAGCTCCCCATTCGAGGACAAAGAACTAGGATTAATAAATACCATTCTAGATTTTTTTCTTAAGTATTATCAAGATGATTCAGGATTTTCAAACAAAAAGAAACTTTTATTTAGCGCAATGACTGCTTTGACTCGTTTAAAAAATGGTCATGTTCGTAAAATTGGTAAGATTTCAAAGGAAAACGAAGAAATTATTCATGAAATTTTGAGTCATACAAATTTAGTTCAATCCTTTAGACAATTAATGGGTATTGAACTAACAAAAAACATGCTAATCCAACTGTTTTATGTCTTTTTCCATGATGATTACATTTTGTCCACGAACATATTTCCAGAAAAATTACATAATCCTAAAGTTGAAGAAGATTTTGCTATAATTGACCAATTTTTAGAGAGTTTATCAATAAAGTTAGGCATTGAATTACAAAATAAAGAGTTATTAGTGTTGAAAATATATAATGCTCGGAATTTTTTATTTGGTAAAAATTATATTTTGCATAATAAAAAAATTGGTTTTTCGCAGCATATTGAGCAAGAATATCCACTTTTTAGTAAGATATTAAAAAAAGAAATTAAAGCTGCTAGTTTTTCAACGATAGAAAAAGAGAATCCCTCTTTTTTTAATGAAGTTTTATATGAGTTGATTATTCATTGGACGAATTTAACAATGGAGTTAACAAAATCTGTAGTTCCAATTTCAATTGGAATTATTAGTGATCAGGGTACTGAACATGCTGAATTTATCCGGAAATTAATTGATTACCGTTTTGGTAAATATATTTCTGCTTCAATAATTGCCTCTGAAAATTTAAAATTTAATCAAAATAAATATGCCATGGTGATAGCCACAATGTCTTATTTTTATGGAGATTTTTTTGATATACCGGTTATTAGCATTAATTCAGTTCCGAATGAACATGATTGGAAAAATATTCAGAAAAAATTACAGGAACTATCTTGTTTTGAAGGAGAGATGGGTACAAAATATATCAAAATTTAA
- a CDS encoding WecB/TagA/CpsF family glycosyltransferase — translation MNFKTIDVLGIPFTCTNQSNFIFQLEKDLFENKSTFVVTANPEIVMYAKASPNFNSLLHSADYITADGIGIVKAAQFLGTPLPGRITGYDLLCSLLEVASQKNYSIYFLGAKEETLNLALKNITNSYPNLTIAGSHHGYFEISDPTIIENIKKTQPDFIFVALGFPRQEQWIASAQKVIGGGIFIGVGGSFDVLAGTVKRAPLFWQNLHLEWLYRLIKQPTRLKRMIALPKFVYHIFKD, via the coding sequence ATGAATTTTAAAACGATTGATGTATTAGGAATACCTTTTACATGCACGAACCAATCAAATTTTATCTTTCAGTTAGAAAAAGATTTGTTCGAAAATAAATCAACTTTTGTCGTTACTGCTAATCCAGAAATAGTCATGTATGCTAAAGCCTCCCCAAATTTTAACTCGTTGTTACATAGTGCAGATTATATTACTGCTGATGGAATTGGAATTGTTAAAGCCGCTCAATTTTTAGGAACTCCTTTGCCAGGAAGGATTACTGGATATGACTTACTTTGCAGTTTGCTAGAAGTTGCTAGTCAAAAAAATTATTCAATCTATTTCTTAGGTGCAAAAGAAGAAACGTTAAATCTTGCACTTAAAAATATAACTAACTCCTATCCAAACTTAACTATAGCTGGGTCACATCACGGATATTTTGAAATATCTGATCCGACTATTATCGAAAACATTAAAAAGACACAACCTGATTTTATATTCGTTGCTTTAGGATTTCCAAGACAGGAGCAATGGATTGCCTCAGCACAAAAAGTTATTGGTGGGGGTATATTTATCGGAGTTGGAGGTAGCTTTGATGTTCTTGCTGGAACGGTTAAAAGAGCTCCACTATTTTGGCAGAATTTACATCTTGAATGGTTGTACCGATTAATAAAGCAACCAACGCGTTTGAAGCGAATGATAGCCTTACCAAAATTTGTTTACCATATTTTCAAAGATTAG
- a CDS encoding glycosyltransferase family 4 protein, translated as MKILHVNAGNETGGGKSHIVSLLSQFNPEEVDLLVFEEGPVAEHARKYNINVYVIENKSNLLFTIKSIEKHINKKNYDVIHTHGPRANFFIGLTKKKSHLIWTTTIHSDPLLDFENRGIKGAIFKKLNIWSYSKIDCFLLITESFKTQLTQMNVPENKIITIYNAIDYSDKNELTPLPKQLNSNFILLIVARLQPVKNHALLLQALSELELNNVTLLIAGDGPLEDNLKSISQDLNLTDSIEFLGHQEDVDTLYQLADVCLLTSYSEGFPTVLLEAAKFKCPAIATNVGATKQIIPHSDFGWVIDNNKDSLKIALTEAYIAWKENRLAHKGELFHKYAKTNFSMPKLAKDIKAIYCQLLQTKK; from the coding sequence TTGAAAATTTTACACGTCAACGCTGGTAATGAAACGGGCGGTGGCAAATCTCATATTGTTAGTCTACTTTCTCAATTTAATCCTGAAGAAGTTGATTTACTTGTCTTTGAGGAGGGACCTGTTGCTGAGCATGCTCGTAAATACAATATCAACGTATACGTAATTGAAAATAAATCCAACTTACTCTTCACCATAAAATCAATTGAAAAACATATAAATAAAAAGAACTATGATGTGATTCACACACATGGTCCTCGAGCTAATTTTTTTATTGGCTTAACAAAGAAAAAGTCTCATCTTATTTGGACTACGACAATTCATAGTGACCCGTTACTAGATTTTGAAAATAGAGGCATTAAAGGAGCCATTTTTAAAAAGTTAAACATCTGGAGCTATTCCAAGATTGATTGCTTTTTATTAATTACTGAGTCTTTTAAAACTCAACTTACTCAAATGAACGTACCCGAAAATAAAATAATAACTATTTATAATGCGATTGACTATTCTGATAAAAATGAACTAACACCATTACCTAAGCAGCTTAATTCAAATTTTATTTTGCTTATTGTAGCGCGACTTCAACCCGTCAAAAATCATGCTTTATTGTTACAAGCTCTTTCTGAACTCGAATTAAATAATGTAACGCTTCTGATTGCCGGAGATGGCCCGTTAGAAGACAACTTAAAATCCATTTCACAAGACCTTAATTTGACTGATTCAATCGAATTTTTAGGTCACCAAGAAGATGTTGACACTCTTTATCAATTAGCAGATGTATGCTTATTAACTTCTTATAGTGAAGGTTTTCCTACTGTTTTATTAGAAGCTGCTAAGTTTAAATGCCCAGCAATTGCTACTAATGTAGGAGCGACAAAACAAATCATTCCGCATTCTGATTTTGGTTGGGTTATTGATAACAATAAGGATTCCCTCAAAATCGCGTTGACAGAAGCTTATATCGCTTGGAAAGAGAATCGGCTAGCTCATAAAGGAGAGTTATTTCACAAGTATGCTAAGACTAATTTTTCTATGCCAAAATTAGCCAAAGATATCAAAGCCATTTATTGTCAGTTACTACAGACTAAAAAATAA